A genomic segment from Malus domestica chromosome 05, GDT2T_hap1 encodes:
- the LOC103436468 gene encoding DUF21 domain-containing protein At2g14520-like yields MAVEYECCTSGFFIHIVVIVLLVLFAGLMSGLTLGLMSMSLVDLEVLAKSGTPKDRKHAAKILPVVKNQHLLLCTLLICNAAAMETLPIFLDGLLKAWGAILISVTLILLFGEIIPQSVCSRYGLAIGATVAPVVRVLVWVCFPVAYPISKLLDFLLGHGHVALFRRAELKTLVDMHGNEAGKGGELTHDETTIIAGALGLSEKTARDAMTPIAETFAIDINAKLDRNLMNLILEKGHSRVPVYYEEPTNIIGLILVKNLLTVNPEEEVPVKNVTIRKIPRVPEMLPLYDILNEFQKGHSHMAIVVRRCNKNVEQTNGIPGDSPVKEVKVDIDGEKPLHEKLKSKRSLQKWKSFPNSNSANNSYRTGSRSKKWTREMYSDILQTDGELPKLPEEEEAVGIITMEDVIEELLQEEIFDETDHQFEDS; encoded by the exons ATGGCGGTGGAGTACGAGTGCTGCACCAGTGGATTCTTCATTCACATAGTGGTCATCGTGCTGCTGGTGCTGTTCGCGGGGCTAATGTCCGGGCTCACCTTGGGCCTCATGTCCATGAGCCTCGTCGATCTCGAAGTCCTCGCCAAGTCCGGGACGCCGAAGGATCGCAAGCACGCCG CGAAGATATTACCAGTTGTCAAAAACCAGCATCTGTTGCTTTGCACCCTGCTGATTTGCAATGCTGCTGCAATGGAG ACACTCCCAATTTTTCTTGATGGTTTGTTGAAAGCTTGGGGTGCAATCCTCATTTCGGTGACACTGATTCTTCTGTTTGGCGAG ATTATACCACAATCTGTTTGTTCCCGATATGGTTTGGCTATAGGCGCAACAGTGGCTCCAGTTGTCCGTGTTCTTGTTTGGGTTTGCTTTCCTGTTGCATATCCTATTAGTAAG CTATTAGACTTTCTGTTGGGCCATGGACATGTAGCTCTCTTTCGCAGAGCTGAGTTGAAAACGCTTGTAGATATGCATGGCAATGAG GCCGGAAAAGGTGGAGAGTTGACACATGATGAAACAACCATTATTGCCGGAGCACTTGGACTCTCTGAGAAAACGGCTCGTGATGCCATGACTCCTATAGCTGAAACTTTTGCGATCGATATCAATGCCAAGCTTGACAG GAATTTGATGAATCTAATATTGGAGAAAGGGCATAGCAGAGTACCGGTTTATTATGAGGAGCCGACGAATATTATTGGACTCATCCTG gtaaaaaatttgttaacggtgaacccagaagaagaagtaCCTGTAAAGAATGTCACTATACGCAAGATTCCAAG GGTTCCAGAAATGTTGCCTTTATATGACATATTGAATGAGTTTCAAAAGGGTCACAGTCACATGGCTATTGTTGTAAGAAGGTGCAATAAGAATGTGGAGCAGACTAATGGCATTCCGGGTGACA GTCCAGTGAAAGAGGTGAAAGTCGACATTGACGGTGAAAAGCCTCTTCACGAGAAGTTGAAGAGCAAAAGATCACTGCAGAAGTGGAAGAGCTTTCCGAATTCAAACAGTGCAAATAATTCATACAGGACTGGGTCCAGAAGCAAGAAATGGACAAGGGAGATGTACTCAGACATCCTGCAGACTGATGGTGAGCTCCCCAAACTACCTGAAGAGGAAGAGGCTGTTGGCATCATAACAATGGAAGATGTTATCGAAGAACTTTTACAG GAGGAGATTTTTGACGAGACTGACCATCAGTTCGAGGACTCATAA
- the LOC103436474 gene encoding uncharacterized protein: protein MDLETENRIASILMREAAELRRQAEKEGVHAYLQQPKTRFRPNSRFLSATVRGVQQANRVVEVNEMWRLRQKERELDNRLKGKKDESRNDRSQRDSNSPRSSGKGRAVPDDSAGPSCSSRKREYESCHSRQENGLRDEELEEFLHSRIKRGRGAVGSRMDETGPYLPRCSDSKEALPQSPSVQERRVYGPERPSHKLCYSSEEELDNERKKYKKVKSGSSNKHKSKEKSKEKKKKRKDEKKKRKDEKRSKYHT from the exons ATGGATCTTGAAACAGAGAACAGAATAGCTTCAATTCTTATGAGAGAAGCCGCTGAATTGCGGCGTCAAGCTGAGAAGGAAGGTGTGCATGCTTATCTTCAACAACCTAAAACAAGATTTCGGCCAAATTCACGGTTCCTCAGTGCTACTGTTCGTGGCGTGCAACAAG CAAATCGAGTTGTTGAAGTGAATGAGATGTGGCGACTCCggcagaaagagagagaattggACAATAGGCTTAAGGGGAAGAAGGATGAGAGCAGAAATGACAGGAGTCAGAGAGACAGTAACTCTCCAAGAAGCAGCGGTAAGGGACGTGCTGTCCCAGATGATAGTGCTGGTCCTTCTTGCTCGTCAAGGAAAAGAGAATATGAGAGCTGTCATTCAAGGCAAGAGAATGGTTTAAGGGATGAAGAACTTGAAGAATTTTTACATTCaag AATCAAGCGTGGCAGAGGTGCTGTTGGGTCAAGGATGGACGAAACAGGCCCTTATCTTCCCCGTTGTTCAGACTCCAAGGAAGCGCTGCCACAGAGCCCCAGTGTACAAGAACGCCGTGTGTATGGACCAGAGAGGCCTTCACATAAATTATGTTATTCTTCTGAAGAGGAGCTCGACAATGAGAGGAAGAAATATAAAAAGGTGAAGTCTGGTAGCTCTAACAAGCACAAATCCAAGGAAAAATctaaagagaagaagaaaaagaggaaggacgagaagaagaagaggaaggacgAGAAAAGAAGTAAATACCATACTTGA
- the LOC103436467 gene encoding LL-diaminopimelate aminotransferase, chloroplastic-like has translation MSSSSLLQISISSSSSAFFANHKFTFNSRANNVSLPAKAISICKCVATPQAEKTEYKTHVSRNANIAKLQAGYLFPEVARRRAAHLQKYPDAQVISLGIGDTTEPIPEVITSAMAKRAHALSTLEGYSGYGAEQGEKPLRAAIASTFYDNLGIEEDDIFVSDGAKCDISRLQVVFGSNVTIAVQDPSYPAYVDSSVIMGQTGQYQKDVEKFGNIEYMRCTPENGFFPDLRTVARTDIIFFCSPNNPTGSAATREQLTQLVQFAKDNGSIIVYDSAYAMYMSDDDPRSIFEIPGAKEVALETSSFSKYAGFTGVRLGWTVVPKQLLFSDGFPVAKDFNRIVCTCFNGASNISQAGGLACLSPEGLKAMREVIGFYKENTEIIVETFESLGFKVYGGKNAPYVWVHFPGRSSWDVFSEILEKTHVVTTPGSGFGFGGEGFVRVSAFGHRKNVLEACKRFKQLYK, from the exons atgtcttcttcttcgctGCTGCAGATTTCGATCTCGTCGTCTTCCTCCGCTTTCTTCGCCAACCACAAATTCACATTCAATTCCAG AGCTAATAATGTATCGCTTCCAGCAAAAGCCATCAGCATCTGCAAATGCGTCGCCACTCCGCAGGCAGAGAAGACCg AGTACAAGACCCATGTGTCCCGGAATGCCAACATAGCCAAACTTCAAGCTGGGTATCTTTTTCCAGAG GTTGCTAGAAGAAGGGCTGCACACTTGCAGAAGTACCCTGATGCACAAGTGATTAGCCTTGGGATTGGTGACACTACTGAGCCCATTCCAGAAGTTATAACCTCTGCAATGGCTAAG AGGGCACATGCTTTGTCCACCCTAGAGGGTTACAGTGGCTATGGAGCTGAACAAGGTGAAAAG CCACTAAGAGCTGCAATTGCCTCAACATTTTATGACAACCTTGGCATAGAGGAAGATGACATCTTTGTTTCTGATGGTGCAAAATGTGACATATCCCGCCTTCAG GTTGTTTTTGGGTCTAATGTCACAATAGCAGTGCAAGATCCATCATATCCG GCTTATGTAGACTCAAGTGTTATTATGGGCCAGACTGGACAGTATCAGAAAGATGTTGAGAAGTTCGGAAATATTGAGTACATGAGATGTACTCCTGAGAATGGATTCTTTCCTGATTTACGCACTGTTGCTCGAACAGATATCATATTTTTCTGCTCACCAAACAACCCGACTGGTTCTGCTGCAACAAGGGAGCAACTGACACAACTGGTACAGTTTGCTAAGGATAATGGGTCAATCATAGTATACGATTCAGCATATGCCATGTATATGTCAGATGACGATCCACGCTCGATTTTTGAAATCCCAGGAGCCAAAGAG GTTGCGCTTGAGACATCATCGTTCAGTAAGTATGCTGGATTCACAGGAGTTCGTCTGGGGTGGACTGTTGTTCCAAAGCAATTGCTCTTTTCAGATGGATTCCCTGTTGCCAAGGACTTCAACCGCATTGTTTGTACTTGCTTCAATGGTGCATCCAATATATCCCAAGCTGGTGGTCTTGCTTGCCTTTCACCAGAAGGCCTTAAG GCTATGCGTGAGGTGATTGGTTTCTACAAAGAAAATACAGAAATAATAGTGGAGACATTTGAATCTCTTGGCTTTAAGGTGTATGGAGGGAAGAATGCACCCTATGTGTGGGTGCACTTCCCTGGCCGAAGCTCATGGGATGTATTCAGCGAGATTCTTGAGAAGACTCATGTGGTCACCACACCTGGGAGTGGTTTCGGATTTGGGGGTGAAGGTTTCGTCAGGGTTAGCGCATTTGGTCACCGGAAAAATGTATTAGAAGCTTGCAAAAGGTTCAAGCAATTATACAAGTGA